The following proteins are co-located in the Gossypium hirsutum isolate 1008001.06 chromosome A02, Gossypium_hirsutum_v2.1, whole genome shotgun sequence genome:
- the LOC107951946 gene encoding calreticulin-3, with product MARHSSSIVTLKLLVLLFLFRFSVSEIIFEERFEDGWQSRWVKSDWKKSEGKAGSFKHTPGKWSGDPDDKGIQTSGDAKHFAISAKIPEFTNKNRTLVIQYSIRFEQDIECGGGYMKLLSGFVNQKKFGGDTPYSLMFGPDICGTQTKKLHVILSYQGQNYPIKKELECETDKLTHFYTFILRPDASYSILIDNRERDSGSMYTDWDILPPRKIKDLKAKKPADWDDREYIEDPSATKPEGYDSIPKEIPDPKAKEPDEWDEEEDGIWKAPKVPNPKYKGPWKPKKIKNPNYKGKWKIPYIDNPEFEDDPDLYVLKPIKYVGIEVWQVKAGSVFDNVLICDDPEYAKQVVDEVFANREVEKEAFEEAEKVRKAREEEEAQRAREEGERRRRERGYDRRYRDRYRDKYRRHPRDYDEFHDEL from the exons ATGGCGCGACATTCTTCTTCTATTGTCACGCTTAAACTGCTTgtacttttgtttttgtttcggTTTTCAGTTTCAGAGATCATTTTTGAAGAGCGTTTCGAAG ACGGATGGCAAAGTCGTTGGGTAAAATCTGACTGGAAAAAAAGTGAAGGAAAAGCAGGATCGTTTAAACACACACCTGGAAAGTGGTCTGGAGATCCTGATGATAAAG GTATTCAGACGTCTGGCGATGCTAAACATTTTGCAATATCCGCAAAGATCCCTGAGTTTACAAATAAGAACAGGACATTGGTCATCCAGTATTCCATAAGGTTTGAGCAGGACATTGAATGCGGTGGCGGTTACATGAAGCTTCTCTCCGGATTTGTCAATCAAAAGAAATTTGGAGGGGACACACCATATAG CTTAATGTTTGGGCCAGATATCTGTGGGACACAAACAAAGAAGCTCCATGTTATACTTTCTTACCAGGGCCAGAATTACCCTATTAAGAAGGAATTGGAATGTGAAACAGACAAGTTGACTCATTTCTACACATTCATTCTTAGGCCAGATGCAAGTTATAGTATCCTCATAGATAATCGTGAAAGGGATTCTGGAAGCATGTATACGGACTGGGATATTCTTCCTCCCCGTAAAATCAAAGATCTCAAAGCTAAAAAG CCTGCGGACTGGGATGATAGAGAATACATTGAAGATCCCAGTGCCACGAAACCTGAG GGTTATGATTCGATTCCCAAAGAAATTCCTGATCCTAAGGCTAAAGAG CCTGATGAGTGGGATGAAGAAGAGGATGGTATTTGGAAAGCACCAAAGGTACCGAATCCAAAATACAAAGGACCATGGAAACCTAAG AAAATCAAGAATCCTAATTATAAAGGGAAATGGAAGATTCCTTATATTGACAATCCAG AATTTGAAGATGATCCTGATCTGTATGTGCTCAAGCCAATCAAATATGTGGGCATTGAAGTTTGGCAG GTGAAGGCTGGTTCGGTTTTCGACAATGTATTGATCTGTGATGATCCAGAGTATGCAAAACAAGTGGTAGATGAAGTGTTTGCCAACCGGGAG GTGGAAAAAGAGGCATTTGAAGAAGCAGAGAAAGTGAGAAAGGCACGAGAGGAAGAG GAAGCTCAAAGAGCAAGAGAGGAaggagagagaagaagaagagagagggGTTATGATAGACGATACAGGGATCGCTATCGAGACAAATACAGAAGG CATCCACGTGATTATGATGAGTTTCAT GATGAGCTCTGA